The following coding sequences lie in one Mycobacterium sp. Z3061 genomic window:
- a CDS encoding class I SAM-dependent methyltransferase, with protein MTPSVNNPFFARVWPVFAAHEAEAVRALRRENLAGLSGRVLEIGAGSGTNFAYYPDAVTHVLAVEPEPRLVDIAREAAAEAPIPVVVTHETAEEIGDVEPFDAVVCSLVLCSVHDQVSVLRRLHSLLRPGGELRYLEHIASAGARGRLQQVADVTIWPRMFGNCHTHRHTERAIVDAGFEVHRARREWTLPAWAPLPVSELALGRAHRP; from the coding sequence ATGACGCCGAGCGTCAACAATCCCTTCTTCGCCCGGGTGTGGCCAGTTTTTGCCGCCCACGAAGCCGAGGCGGTCCGCGCGCTGCGTCGGGAGAATCTGGCCGGCCTCTCGGGCCGGGTGCTCGAAATCGGTGCCGGCAGCGGCACCAACTTCGCGTATTACCCCGATGCCGTCACGCACGTTCTCGCCGTGGAGCCCGAACCGCGATTAGTGGACATCGCCAGGGAAGCCGCGGCCGAGGCGCCGATTCCGGTGGTGGTGACCCACGAAACCGCCGAGGAGATCGGCGACGTCGAGCCGTTCGACGCCGTGGTCTGTTCGCTGGTGCTGTGCTCGGTGCACGACCAGGTCAGCGTGCTGCGCCGGCTGCATTCGCTCCTTCGGCCGGGCGGGGAGCTGCGGTACCTGGAGCACATCGCCAGCGCGGGCGCCCGGGGCCGATTGCAGCAGGTCGCCGACGTGACCATCTGGCCACGAATGTTCGGCAACTGCCACACGCATCGTCACACCGAGCGCGCGATCGTCGACGCCGGATTCGAGGTGCACCGGGCGCGGCGGGAGTGGACGCTGCCCGCGTGGGCGCCGCTGCCAGTGTCCGAGTTGGCGCTGGGGCGGGCGCACCGACCCTAA
- a CDS encoding TetR/AcrR family transcriptional regulator — MHGLRRQRAPRGSGDRLRHEILDAATELLLETGQARAVSIRSVAQRVGVTSPSIYLHFQDKNALLDAVCARYLTGLDEAMERAAVGHTGTAEVLRAQGMAYVRFALQTPELYRLATMGEWRPGSNVDMALDSSAFRHMRASVQSLMDEGVYRTDDPTMIALELWTAAHGVAAILIAKPHLPFGEVEAFAERVLSAVVCGHMVAGLVGADATSRRVMDWVLEQRPAQEAQA, encoded by the coding sequence GTGCACGGGCTGCGCCGCCAGCGTGCGCCGCGCGGGTCCGGTGACCGGCTTCGTCATGAAATCCTTGATGCGGCAACAGAATTACTTCTGGAGACCGGGCAGGCGCGGGCGGTGTCGATCCGATCGGTCGCGCAGCGCGTCGGTGTCACGTCACCGTCGATCTACCTGCATTTCCAGGACAAGAATGCGTTGCTGGACGCGGTGTGCGCGCGGTACCTGACAGGACTCGACGAGGCGATGGAGCGAGCCGCGGTCGGGCACACCGGCACCGCCGAGGTCCTTCGGGCCCAGGGCATGGCATACGTGCGATTCGCGCTGCAGACCCCGGAGCTCTACCGGCTGGCGACCATGGGCGAATGGCGTCCCGGCAGCAATGTCGATATGGCACTGGACAGTTCGGCGTTCAGGCACATGCGCGCCTCGGTCCAGTCGCTGATGGACGAAGGTGTCTACCGCACCGATGACCCGACCATGATCGCCCTGGAGCTGTGGACCGCCGCCCACGGCGTGGCCGCCATTCTGATCGCCAAGCCGCATCTGCCGTTCGGTGAGGTCGAGGCGTTCGCCGAGCGGGTTTTGAGCGCGGTAGTGTGCGGCCACATGGTGGCCGGGCTCGTCGGCGCCGACGCGACGTCCCGGCGGGTGATGGATTGGGTGCTCGAGCAGCGCCCCGCACAGGAGGCGCAAGCATGA
- a CDS encoding MMPL family transporter, whose product MLQGIARLAIAAPRRIIGIALLVFIAAAVFGIPVANSLSPGGFQDPHSESARAIAQLTDKFGQSGQQMLILVTAPGGARSDQARTAGTDLVEQLKKSPLVYNATSPWTAPPEAAADLISKDGKSGLIVVNLKGGENDAQKNAQTLADQFVHDHDGVTVQAGGSAMEYAQINKQNQADLLVMEMIAIPFSFLVLVWVFGGLLTAALPMALGALAVVGSMSVLRLVTFTTEVSIFALNLSTALGLALAIDYTLLIISRYRDELAEGCDREQALIRTMATSGRTVLFSAVTVALSMAATVAFPMYFLKSFAYAGVATVAFVATASIVVTPAAIVLMGSRIDAFDVRRLLRRVFRRPEPVHKPVEQLFWYRSSKFVMRYWLPIGSAVVALLVLLGLPFFSVKWGFPDDRVLPTSASAHQVGNQLRDNFARDSATAVPIVVPDARGLTPDDLGQYAAGLSLVPDVSAVSAPNGTFIGGTLSGPPVGATGMTDGSALLTVSSTAPLFSQASDNQLKRLHQVAGPGGRSVEMAGVAQVNRDSVDAVTDRLPLVLGLMAAVTFVLLFLLTGSVVLPLKALMLNMLSLSAAFGALVWIFQDGHLGALGTTPSGTLVANMPVLLFCIAFGLSMDYEVFLVSRIREYWLASGAARPAKPSPAQAHAANDESVALGVARTGRVITAAALVMSMSFAALIAAHVSFMRMFGLGLTLAVIADATLVRMVLVPAFMHVMGRWNWWAPKPLVWVHERFGISEGGELEAPPGRADHRVPSEADTAKMPTQRNGRDVHASVTRRG is encoded by the coding sequence ATGCTGCAGGGGATCGCTCGACTGGCCATCGCCGCACCGCGACGGATCATCGGTATCGCCTTACTCGTCTTCATTGCCGCCGCCGTCTTCGGCATCCCGGTGGCCAACAGCCTGTCCCCGGGCGGTTTCCAGGACCCCCACTCCGAATCGGCGCGCGCCATCGCGCAGTTGACCGACAAGTTCGGTCAGAGCGGCCAGCAGATGCTGATTCTGGTCACCGCGCCGGGAGGCGCCCGTAGCGACCAGGCCCGCACCGCGGGCACCGACCTCGTCGAGCAGCTCAAGAAGTCGCCGCTGGTGTACAACGCCACCTCTCCCTGGACCGCTCCTCCGGAGGCCGCCGCCGACCTGATCAGCAAGGACGGCAAGTCCGGCCTGATCGTCGTCAACCTCAAGGGCGGCGAAAACGACGCGCAGAAGAACGCTCAGACGCTGGCCGACCAATTCGTGCACGACCACGACGGCGTCACCGTCCAAGCGGGCGGCTCTGCGATGGAATACGCGCAGATCAACAAGCAGAACCAGGCAGACCTGCTGGTCATGGAGATGATCGCCATCCCATTCAGCTTCCTGGTTCTGGTGTGGGTGTTCGGGGGTTTGCTGACGGCGGCGCTGCCGATGGCACTGGGCGCGCTGGCGGTGGTCGGGTCGATGTCGGTGCTGCGGCTGGTCACCTTCACCACCGAGGTGTCGATCTTCGCTCTGAACCTGAGCACCGCACTCGGTCTGGCGCTGGCCATCGACTACACCTTGCTGATCATCAGCCGTTATCGCGACGAACTGGCCGAAGGCTGCGACCGCGAGCAGGCCCTGATCCGCACCATGGCCACCTCCGGGCGTACGGTCTTGTTCTCAGCGGTCACCGTGGCGTTGTCCATGGCTGCGACGGTGGCCTTCCCTATGTACTTCCTCAAGTCCTTCGCCTACGCCGGCGTTGCGACCGTGGCATTCGTCGCGACCGCGTCCATCGTGGTCACCCCGGCCGCCATCGTGCTGATGGGTTCGCGCATCGATGCGTTCGATGTACGACGCCTGCTGCGCCGGGTCTTTCGGCGCCCCGAACCCGTGCACAAGCCGGTCGAGCAGCTTTTCTGGTACCGATCGAGCAAGTTCGTGATGCGCTACTGGTTGCCGATCGGCTCGGCCGTCGTGGCACTTCTGGTGCTGCTCGGTTTGCCGTTCTTCTCGGTGAAGTGGGGGTTCCCGGACGACCGGGTGCTGCCTACCTCGGCGTCGGCGCATCAGGTGGGCAACCAGCTGCGCGACAACTTCGCGCGTGACTCGGCCACCGCCGTGCCGATCGTCGTTCCCGACGCGCGCGGACTGACACCGGACGACCTCGGCCAGTATGCCGCCGGGCTCTCGCTGGTGCCCGACGTATCGGCGGTCTCCGCCCCGAACGGGACGTTCATCGGTGGCACGCTGTCCGGCCCGCCGGTCGGGGCCACCGGAATGACGGACGGCAGCGCGCTGCTGACCGTAAGCAGCACCGCCCCGCTGTTCTCGCAGGCCTCGGACAACCAGCTCAAACGCCTGCATCAGGTGGCTGGGCCGGGCGGGCGCAGCGTCGAGATGGCCGGCGTCGCACAGGTCAACCGGGACAGTGTCGACGCGGTGACCGACCGGCTGCCCCTGGTCCTGGGGTTGATGGCCGCTGTGACGTTCGTTCTGCTGTTCCTGCTGACCGGCAGCGTGGTGCTACCGCTGAAGGCCCTGATGCTCAACATGCTTTCGTTAAGCGCCGCGTTCGGCGCGCTGGTGTGGATTTTCCAGGACGGCCACCTCGGCGCGCTGGGCACCACTCCGAGCGGGACCCTGGTCGCCAACATGCCGGTGCTGCTGTTCTGTATCGCGTTCGGGTTGTCCATGGACTACGAGGTGTTCCTGGTCTCGCGTATCCGGGAGTACTGGCTGGCATCCGGTGCGGCCCGGCCCGCCAAGCCGAGCCCGGCGCAGGCACACGCCGCCAACGACGAAAGCGTGGCGCTCGGGGTTGCCCGCACCGGCCGGGTGATCACGGCGGCGGCGCTGGTCATGTCGATGTCGTTCGCGGCGCTGATCGCCGCACACGTGTCCTTCATGAGGATGTTCGGATTGGGCCTGACCCTCGCCGTCATCGCCGACGCCACCCTGGTGCGGATGGTGCTGGTGCCGGCCTTTATGCATGTGATGGGCAGGTGGAACTGGTGGGCGCCCAAGCCGCTGGTCTGGGTGCATGAGCGGTTCGGTATCAGCGAGGGCGGTGAGCTCGAAGCGCCGCCCGGGCGTGCCGACCACCGGGTGCCGAGCGAGGCCGACACCGCCAAGATGCCGACTCAGCGCAACGGGCGCGACGTCCACGCGTCGGTGACGCGCCGTGGTTGA